Proteins co-encoded in one Cataglyphis hispanica isolate Lineage 1 chromosome 4, ULB_Chis1_1.0, whole genome shotgun sequence genomic window:
- the LOC126849352 gene encoding mitochondrial amidoxime reducing component 2, protein MDRTRLAFVTAAAVGAGTAVFFIWWWWTKKQKPQPPSKWRKVGELSDIMVFPIKSFAPIRMTEMECTVLGLRSGWLRDRTLLVIDLEGRFITARQLPKMVNISPEYSGSVLTLRAPGMMSISIDLAQLRGKGFRVAVWGQAVPARDCGEEVARWLSRFLLQEDAGFRLVYYPLDRPAREVRKRNENFFPLASTIDTGAYPDESSYSLINEASLTDLNSRLDEPVTSLQFRMNFVVKGATAYEEDKWDWVKIGNVIMRNIRPCTRCILTTVNPETGTKSTTVEPLKTLKSYRQITDPQIRPATGDSPVMGIHLGLRGPKGMVRLGDPIYVGIPEEKAAPPLTSPS, encoded by the exons ATGG ACAGAACACGACTCGCATTTGTCACGGCTGCCGCTGTGGGCGCAGGCACGGCGGTTTTCTTCATCTGGTGGTGGTGGACTAAAAAACAGAAGCCTCAGCCACCGTCAAAATGGCGAAAGGTCGGAGAATTGAGTGATATAATGGTATTCCCGATTAAATCATTCGCCCCAATTCGCATGACGGAAATGGAATGCACAGTATTGGGTCTGAGATCGGGTTGGTTGAGAGATCGTACATTGCTGGTCATCGATCTCGAAGGGCGATTTATCACCGCCAGACAGTTACCTAAAATGGTCAAT ATATCGCCCGAATATTCCGGTTCCGTATTGACGCTTCGCGCTCCGGGCATGATGTCGATATCGATAGACCTCGCTCAGCTTCGCGGTAAAGGTTTTCGAGTCGCTGTTTGGGGTCAAGCGGTACCGGCACGCGATTGTGGTGAAGAAGTTGCTCGATGGCTGTCACGCTTCCTTCTTCAGGAGGATGCCGGTTTTAGGTTGGTCTACTATCCGTTAGATCGTCCGGCGAGAgaagtgagaaaaagaaatgaaaacttCTTTCCCTTAGCCTCGACGATAGATACC GGAGCCTATCCAGATGAATCAAGTTACAGTCTTATAAACGAAGCTTCGCTAACAGACCTTAATAGCCGACTGGATGAACCTGTTACGTCACTGCAATTTCGCATGAATTTCGTGGTCAAAGGTGCCACTGCTTACGAGGAAGATAAATGGGACTGGGTAAAAATCGGAAACGTGATTATGAGAAACATTAGACCATGTACAAGATGCATTTTGACTACGGTAAATCCAGAAACTGGAACGAAAAGTACCACAGTCGAACCTTTGAAGACTTTAAAaag TTACAGACAGATAACCGATCCACAAATTCGACCCGCAACTGGCGACAGTCCAGTTATGGGAATTCATCTTGGTCTACGAGGACCAAAAGGAATGGTTCGTTTAGGCGATCCGATTTACGTGGGTATCCCGGAGGAGAAAGCAGCGCCGCCTTTGACTTCACCATCATAG
- the LOC126849363 gene encoding vesicle-associated membrane protein 7 — MPILYSVVARGTIILAKHAACVGNFEEVTAKILAKIPPENDKLTYSQGPYLFHYICEDYIIYMCITDDDFQRSRAFLYLNEIKRRFLAVYGPGVQTALAYAMNTEFGSVLANEMKHYSESKDLDRLSKVHGELDELKDIMVKNIDNIAMRGERLELLVNKTENLSANSVTFRKTSRNLARSLFWKNIKIYVIVGSILIVVIYVIVSITCGGLAWQKCVGN; from the exons ATGCCAATTTTATATAGTGTAGTAGCTCGTGGAACAATTATATTGGCAAAACATGCTGCTTGCGTTGGAAATTTTGAGGAGGTTACAGCAAAAATCTTGGCTAAAATACCGCCAGAAAATGACAAATTGACATACTCCCAAGGGCcttatctttttcattatatctgtgaagattacattatttacatgtGCATTACTGATgat GATTTTCAAAGATCTAGAGCATTTTTATACCTCAATGAAATTAAGAGAAGATTCTTGGCTGTTTATGGGCCAGGTGTTCAAACTGCCCTAGCATATGCTATGAATACAGAATTTGGCAGTGTTTTGGCCAATGAAATG aAACATTATAGTGAATCCAAGGATCTTGATAGATTGTCTAAAGTTCATGGTGAGCTAGATGAACTTAAAGACATTATggtgaaaaatattgacaatataGCGATGCGTGGGGAACGGTTAGAGCTGCTTGTAAACAAAACGGAAAATTTATCTgccaat tctGTTACCTTCAGAAAGACAAGTAGAAATTTGGCGCGTTCCTTATTCtggaaaaatatcaagatctACGTTATTGTTGGTTCAATTTTGATT GTTGTAATATACGTAATTGTCTCTATAACATGCGGAGGTTTGGCTTGGCAAAAATGTGtgggaaattaa